One genomic region from Anabaena sp. PCC 7108 encodes:
- a CDS encoding phycobilisome rod-core linker polypeptide, with amino-acid sequence MAIPLLEYKPSSQNQRVSGYEVPNEDTPTIYRIEDYAFGGEVEELIWAAYRQLFSEHVILKFYRQVHLESQVKNKAITVRDFIRGLAKSEAFQSLVIQTNSNYRLVEIGLKRLLGRAPYNKDEEIAWSIKIATIGWGGFVDALLDSEEYQSSFGENIIPYQRRRYKDRPFNLVTPRYANYWRDKLEDARYKAGSIQDFLKMANSVSIRTVTYTPVSTANIKIPDTTRENKPQGIPVSVSPSANFPVR; translated from the coding sequence ATGGCAATACCTTTACTAGAATATAAACCCAGTTCTCAAAACCAGCGTGTTTCTGGTTATGAAGTTCCCAACGAAGATACACCCACAATTTACCGCATCGAAGACTATGCCTTTGGTGGAGAAGTAGAAGAATTAATTTGGGCAGCTTATCGGCAACTTTTCAGTGAACACGTCATCCTCAAATTTTACCGCCAAGTTCATTTAGAATCCCAAGTAAAAAACAAAGCAATTACTGTCCGGGATTTTATCCGGGGTTTAGCTAAGTCTGAAGCTTTTCAAAGTTTGGTAATTCAGACTAACTCCAACTATCGGTTGGTTGAAATTGGACTGAAGCGGTTGTTAGGACGTGCGCCTTACAATAAAGATGAAGAAATTGCTTGGTCAATCAAAATTGCTACTATTGGTTGGGGTGGTTTTGTTGATGCTTTACTAGATTCTGAAGAATATCAAAGCAGCTTTGGCGAGAATATTATTCCCTACCAACGACGACGCTATAAAGATAGACCTTTTAATTTGGTCACACCCCGCTATGCTAACTACTGGCGTGACAAGCTAGAAGATGCACGCTACAAGGCAGGAAGTATCCAAGACTTCTTGAAAATGGCTAATTCCGTCAGCATTAGAACTGTCACCTACACACCAGTTAGCACTGCGAACATTAAAATTCCCGATACCACTAGGGAAAACAAGCCCCAAGGTATTCCGGTTTCCGTTAGTCCCAGCGCTAATTTTCCAGTGCGCTAA
- a CDS encoding phycobilisome rod-core linker polypeptide, protein MALPLLQYKPSSQNHRVSSFGAADTNEDTPYIYRIEDVSSYSDIQSIIWASYRQVFSEHEILKFNRQVTLESQLKNGSLSVRDFIRGLAKSEAFYRLVVSVNNNYRLVDITLKRLLGRCAYNKKEEIAWSIVICNKGFGGFVDALLDSEEYSSSFGENTVPYQRKRFVDRPFNLVTPRYGVDFQETAGTVQTDWRFTVEKYYTRKAKEKRLAEGDPRKFADLAASVSGKGNYAQKLSAFDIDYLNAVPYRGRR, encoded by the coding sequence ATGGCACTGCCATTACTTCAATACAAACCAAGCAGTCAAAATCACCGTGTTAGCAGCTTCGGCGCTGCTGACACCAATGAAGATACTCCATATATCTACCGTATAGAAGATGTGAGTTCTTACTCTGACATCCAAAGTATCATTTGGGCAAGTTATCGCCAAGTTTTCAGCGAACATGAAATTCTCAAGTTTAATCGTCAAGTTACTTTAGAATCTCAGCTGAAAAATGGTTCTTTGTCAGTTCGTGACTTTATTCGCGGTTTAGCTAAATCCGAAGCTTTCTATCGTTTAGTTGTTTCTGTGAACAACAACTACCGTTTGGTAGACATCACTCTCAAGCGTTTATTGGGTCGTTGTGCTTACAACAAAAAAGAAGAAATTGCTTGGTCAATCGTCATTTGTAACAAGGGTTTTGGCGGTTTTGTTGATGCTTTATTAGACAGTGAAGAGTACAGTAGCAGCTTTGGTGAAAATACTGTACCTTACCAACGCAAGCGTTTCGTAGATCGTCCCTTTAACTTGGTAACTCCCCGTTACGGTGTAGACTTCCAAGAAACAGCAGGTACAGTCCAAACTGATTGGCGCTTTACTGTCGAGAAATACTACACCCGCAAGGCCAAGGAAAAACGATTGGCAGAAGGAGATCCTCGCAAATTTGCAGATTTGGCTGCGTCAGTCTCTGGTAAGGGTAACTACGCACAAAAGCTATCTGCATTTGACATTGATTACCTGAATGCGGTTCCTTATCGTGGTAGACGTTAA
- a CDS encoding phycobilisome rod-core linker polypeptide produces MSIPLLEYAPKSQNQRVEGYEVANEDTPISYRLDRATSDKDIDSIIWAAYRQIFSEHLILASYRQNFLESQLRNRAITLRDFIRGLGKSDVYRTQVAETNSNYRLVDITLKRFLGRAAYNKDEEIAWSIVIATKGLHGFIDALLESDEYLDNFGDDIVPFQRRRFGSRPFNLANPRYGANWRDTQNIRGMAGRSYYSIRTSGELTTADIRRAIPASFFIMAGTIITNECNYQRSLATAQSFVSNLEIPDTSREIGTPQPTIQSVAVSLPYRYIPANAKN; encoded by the coding sequence ATGTCAATACCACTACTAGAATATGCACCCAAATCGCAAAACCAGCGAGTAGAAGGTTATGAAGTTGCTAACGAAGATACCCCAATCAGTTATCGTTTAGATCGAGCTACCTCAGATAAAGACATTGATAGCATCATCTGGGCTGCATACCGACAAATTTTCAGTGAACACCTGATTTTAGCAAGCTATCGGCAAAACTTTTTAGAATCACAACTACGAAATCGTGCTATCACCCTGCGCGACTTTATTCGGGGTCTAGGTAAATCAGACGTTTACCGAACTCAAGTAGCAGAGACAAACTCTAACTATCGCTTAGTTGACATCACCTTAAAACGGTTCTTAGGCCGGGCTGCTTACAACAAAGACGAAGAAATTGCTTGGTCAATTGTGATTGCTACCAAAGGATTACACGGTTTTATAGATGCTTTATTAGAATCAGACGAGTATTTAGACAACTTTGGTGATGACATTGTCCCCTTCCAACGTCGTCGTTTCGGATCTCGTCCCTTTAACCTGGCTAACCCCCGTTATGGTGCTAACTGGCGCGATACCCAAAACATTCGCGGTATGGCTGGCCGTTCCTACTACAGTATCCGCACATCAGGAGAACTGACTACAGCAGATATCCGTCGGGCAATTCCTGCCAGCTTCTTCATTATGGCCGGGACAATTATTACCAACGAATGCAACTACCAACGTAGTTTAGCCACCGCCCAATCTTTCGTTAGTAACCTAGAAATTCCCGATACTTCCCGCGAAATCGGTACACCACAACCAACCATTCAATCTGTAGCAGTTTCCTTACCTTATCGTTACATCCCTGCTAACGCCAAAAATTAG